The Methanoregula boonei 6A8 genome has a window encoding:
- a CDS encoding ATP-binding protein: MMTLNDIENTDKTKFRLIGKSVLSYRFIVPHDAELFVGDIVKISDEKKEYTFFAKVIDLFHESNFADKNWDTRPFSELFYGLGEDVFIGVEAVPLGFTDRTGTFRKPRTIPVKFSDVTLPEAGDFAFLSKVMGDIEVGVMRTGQGVLKEVPVKIHSKVLPQHMGVFATTGMGKSNFMKTFCASCMKMQQFGLLVVDPHGEYVRGGLSSTGKKTLGLLHYTNGRDGLVVFTISEGDRKKYSLSSLWLDYDDFRLSDLNLLYDSSQAQRDVIETLDEISGSELVPFFLTANVDTLPDEVKENRYTGPHPEIAEKLGSFHPGTLGVIQRRLRAIVQGNRKFFRESGSAIPEILKHLHNNKVVLIDIPRMGERSELFVLSMITRRLMQAHRKSSEEFGVESEPAEQKKVLITIEEAQRVLGAGGSSTQIFRECAMEGRKFGVGLCVITQQPKNVDPKVLAQINTFVVMGLGDRGDREIIMGSAKQDLSKMEIEIQTLDQGEAILSTIGIPFPVSMRIHEYEAYITELNREKKKDIREGLSTGFS; the protein is encoded by the coding sequence ATGATGACTTTGAACGATATTGAGAATACCGATAAGACAAAATTCCGGCTGATAGGAAAGAGCGTCCTGTCGTACCGCTTTATTGTGCCCCACGATGCAGAGCTCTTCGTTGGGGATATCGTAAAAATTTCCGATGAGAAAAAGGAATACACTTTCTTTGCAAAGGTCATCGATCTCTTCCATGAGAGCAATTTTGCCGATAAAAACTGGGATACCCGCCCGTTCTCCGAACTGTTCTACGGCCTGGGGGAGGATGTGTTCATCGGGGTGGAAGCAGTCCCGCTCGGGTTTACCGACAGGACCGGCACGTTCCGGAAACCCCGGACCATCCCGGTGAAATTTTCCGACGTCACTCTGCCCGAGGCCGGCGATTTTGCCTTCCTTTCAAAAGTAATGGGCGATATCGAGGTCGGGGTCATGCGGACCGGCCAGGGCGTGTTAAAGGAAGTCCCGGTCAAGATCCATAGCAAAGTTCTTCCCCAGCACATGGGCGTCTTTGCCACCACCGGCATGGGCAAGTCCAATTTCATGAAAACCTTCTGCGCCTCGTGCATGAAAATGCAGCAGTTCGGTCTCCTCGTGGTCGATCCCCATGGCGAATACGTGCGGGGCGGCCTTTCGAGCACCGGGAAAAAAACGCTCGGCCTCCTCCATTACACCAATGGCAGGGACGGCCTGGTGGTCTTTACTATCAGCGAGGGCGACCGGAAAAAATACTCGCTCTCCAGCCTCTGGCTGGACTACGACGATTTCCGGCTCTCGGACTTAAACCTGCTGTACGATTCCTCGCAGGCCCAGCGCGACGTGATCGAGACCCTTGACGAGATTTCGGGAAGCGAACTTGTCCCCTTCTTCCTTACCGCAAACGTGGACACCCTGCCGGATGAGGTAAAGGAAAACCGGTACACCGGGCCGCACCCGGAGATTGCAGAGAAACTGGGCTCATTCCACCCGGGAACACTCGGGGTCATCCAGCGCCGGCTCCGTGCCATTGTCCAGGGCAACCGCAAATTCTTCCGCGAATCCGGCTCAGCCATACCGGAGATCCTCAAACACCTCCATAACAACAAGGTCGTCTTGATCGACATCCCCCGGATGGGCGAGAGGAGCGAGCTCTTTGTCCTTTCCATGATAACCCGCCGGCTCATGCAGGCCCATCGCAAGTCCTCCGAGGAGTTCGGCGTTGAGAGCGAGCCTGCCGAACAGAAAAAAGTGCTCATCACCATCGAAGAGGCGCAGAGGGTACTCGGTGCCGGCGGCTCGTCCACCCAGATCTTCCGGGAATGTGCCATGGAAGGCCGCAAGTTCGGCGTGGGCCTCTGCGTGATCACCCAGCAGCCAAAGAACGTGGACCCCAAGGTGCTTGCCCAGATCAACACATTTGTCGTCATGGGCCTTGGCGACCGGGGCGACCGCGAGATCATCATGGGCAGTGCCAAGCAGGATCTTTCCAAAATGGAGATCGAGATCCAGACCCTTGACCAGGGCGAGGCGATCCTCTCCACCATCGGCATCCCGTTCCCGGTCAGCATGAGGATCCACGAGTACGAGGCGTATATCACGGAACTCAACAGGGAAAAGAAAAAAGATATCCGGGAAGGGCTCTCGACCGGGTTCTCCTGA
- a CDS encoding PIN domain-containing protein has protein sequence MKIYMDVCCLCRPFDDFQNRKIQLEGEAILAILDRCSHDWELVGSVVIDDEISRMADVEKRLKVEQKLAIISEYIELDDSVFGRVPGYQKAGLKLFDALHLACAQSGKVIFLTTDNKIITLARKIPAITIRVENPVHWLMEVSTDENNQ, from the coding sequence ATGAAAATCTACATGGATGTCTGTTGTTTGTGCAGGCCGTTTGATGATTTCCAGAACCGGAAAATACAACTGGAGGGCGAGGCCATTCTCGCAATTCTTGACCGGTGCAGCCATGACTGGGAGCTTGTCGGCAGCGTTGTCATAGATGATGAAATATCACGTATGGCAGACGTTGAAAAACGGTTGAAGGTAGAACAGAAACTTGCGATCATCAGTGAGTATATAGAACTGGATGACTCGGTCTTTGGCCGGGTGCCCGGGTATCAGAAAGCAGGCCTTAAACTGTTCGACGCACTCCATCTCGCATGTGCACAGAGCGGAAAAGTTATTTTCCTCACAACAGACAATAAGATTATCACGCTGGCAAGGAAAATCCCTGCAATAACTATCCGGGTGGAGAACCCGGTGCACTGGCTCATGGAGGTGTCAACTGATGAAAACAATCAGTGA
- a CDS encoding nucleotidyltransferase family protein has protein sequence MTTQKEILETLSLLDRERVKDYKVQRIGLFGSYARSEQRPGSDIDLLVAFADGADLFDLARLKYFLEERLGHWVDIVPERALRNELKKSVLADVKYA, from the coding sequence ATGACCACCCAGAAGGAGATCCTGGAGACACTGTCACTCCTGGACCGCGAACGTGTGAAGGATTACAAGGTGCAGCGAATCGGGCTCTTTGGATCCTATGCACGGTCCGAGCAGCGGCCAGGGAGCGATATCGATCTTCTCGTGGCATTTGCTGATGGGGCAGACCTCTTCGATCTTGCCCGGCTCAAATATTTTCTTGAAGAGCGCCTTGGCCACTGGGTCGATATTGTGCCTGAGCGTGCACTCCGGAACGAACTCAAAAAATCCGTTCTTGCTGATGTGAAATACGCATGA
- a CDS encoding DNA double-strand break repair nuclease NurA: protein MAPNQSYEESLTLILERISHQMPYDLAEQFATHTRLTRADFHPIRKKTPGIVCAVDGSNAIIAESGSFALAAIRAAQTTFSRGERLARAITPLTVVSVGPEEENEDFALLMDNCFGIFPGTGLKNNDADRVAAILRDTLEYGIALKQAQELPEGSLLLLDGALRITDPNHDPILDDIVRIAQKRGVLLAAVSKRTRATWGGGHPLLPAVTGFARNTGVPSPWWVRIDEKYLDSEVYKRGRKGDLYVVSLHKKTHFPLKMELPKGTEDRMVERIMSATAACSDDGRIPGYPYPLLDAHRTVVIDGNCAELVRQDLKKGFAAKGMDREIFDLLFGDIHDDFERY from the coding sequence ATGGCACCAAATCAGTCCTACGAGGAATCGCTCACGCTCATCCTCGAACGCATCAGCCACCAGATGCCCTATGATCTGGCAGAGCAGTTTGCCACCCATACCCGGCTCACCCGTGCTGACTTCCATCCCATCCGCAAAAAAACTCCGGGCATTGTCTGCGCAGTTGACGGGAGCAATGCCATCATCGCCGAGTCGGGCAGTTTTGCCCTTGCGGCCATCCGTGCGGCCCAGACAACATTCTCCCGGGGGGAACGACTGGCCCGGGCCATCACCCCGCTTACCGTGGTCTCGGTCGGCCCCGAAGAGGAGAACGAAGATTTTGCGCTTCTCATGGACAACTGCTTTGGGATCTTTCCCGGCACCGGCTTAAAGAACAATGATGCGGACCGGGTCGCGGCGATCCTCCGCGACACGCTGGAGTACGGGATTGCGCTCAAACAGGCACAGGAGCTCCCGGAAGGATCGCTCCTCCTCCTTGACGGGGCACTGCGGATTACCGATCCGAACCATGATCCCATCCTTGACGACATTGTCCGGATTGCACAGAAACGGGGCGTGCTCCTTGCAGCAGTTTCCAAGCGGACCCGGGCAACCTGGGGCGGGGGCCACCCCCTTCTCCCGGCAGTAACCGGATTTGCCCGGAACACCGGCGTACCTTCGCCCTGGTGGGTACGAATCGATGAAAAATACCTGGACAGCGAGGTGTACAAACGGGGAAGGAAAGGCGATCTCTATGTTGTATCGCTCCACAAAAAAACGCATTTCCCCCTCAAAATGGAGCTGCCCAAAGGAACAGAAGATCGCATGGTTGAAAGGATCATGAGTGCAACAGCTGCCTGCTCAGATGACGGGAGGATTCCCGGGTACCCGTACCCGCTGCTCGATGCCCACCGGACCGTGGTAATCGACGGGAATTGTGCAGAGCTGGTCAGGCAGGACCTCAAAAAGGGCTTTGCAGCAAAAGGAATGGACCGGGAGATATTCGATCTGCTGTTTGGTGATATCCATGATGACTTTGAACGATATTGA
- a CDS encoding PAS domain S-box protein, whose translation MNDENSRTGSQGKPGEGPVRDAGDYSLRLFDDFPNPIWRSGQDAKCNYFNREWLAFTGRTLEQELGFGWTEGVHPEDRDRCLKTLRDAFDRRAPFETEYRLRYHDGTYRWLLDCGKPYHNPDGTFAGYLGSCYDIHARREAEIALLESEKRYRDMFEINNAVMFIVDPESRQIVDANAAACRFYGYSRDEMQHLLITQINIQDPQKTTKDMGVAAASPGSVFQFRHKKKNGEIRDVEVFSGTVYFGGRKLLHSIIQDVTDRTRGEEALKESETQYRDLVENVSEVIVSLDHEGKFTYVSPVAQRLYGYAPQELIGKNFLQFVHPDDRDRVTDVFRKELSGIYLADEFRVLAQDHSIHWISVAPRPIERDGNVVGFNYVMTDFTGRKIAEEALRESEQKFREIFSNINDGVEIHELQSDGLPGKYVEANEVSCRMLGYTREELLKMGPFDVAIDYQNPPITEIARQFLTQGRSRFETGHRNRQGTVIPVEINAHVISLGGRKLVLSVVRDITARKKAEKEEQLTRERFETLVKIARIEDADEQEISEYILQAARHMTGSTLAFIGRMTPDESVMEIEFWSSSVMKECSVPSSFFHLPVQKAGLWADAVRTRQPKIVNDYAPSPGGKGLPSGHVNITRFLSLPILDNGKVVMVAAVANKPEPYDDADATRLALLMQGVWGHLQQRRADEALRESEEKFRLFFNNVNDAVYVHQIDPDGKPGRLVEVNDILCHNLGYTREELLSLSIPDILSEAGLRRIQETSGVIDHAGQAIFETEHRRKDGSIVPVEVSTHRFTQGKILLALANARDITERKKAEEALLASEQKFHDIFNNSTDAIHINEIGEDGLPGRFSDVNEVTCRMLGYTREEILALGPQDIATSYHDPPVEKILEDQRTKGAARFETEYRTRNGGIIPVEIITHRMILQGRPVMLEVVRDITDRKKAEALLRDFNCELEEQVKAQTEKINASLNEKVLLLREIHHRVKNNLQLIISLTNLQMRESSNPQLIQMMKETQNRVRAMSLVHERLYQSDDIARINLADYTRFLATQIFGFYGTSARQVKLTLDVDRIMLDINTAIPTGLILNELVSNALKHAFPDNLVGEVSITAREEGNAFVLQVRDTGIGMPAGFDWKESQTLGLRLVWILTEQLNGTAELLPAEKGTAFSLRLTKAKGTDSTGM comes from the coding sequence ATGAACGATGAAAATAGCCGTACGGGGTCGCAGGGAAAGCCCGGGGAAGGCCCGGTGCGGGATGCCGGCGATTATTCATTAAGGCTTTTTGATGATTTTCCAAATCCCATCTGGCGTTCGGGGCAGGATGCGAAGTGCAATTATTTTAACCGGGAATGGCTCGCATTTACCGGCCGGACCCTGGAGCAGGAACTGGGCTTCGGGTGGACAGAGGGGGTGCACCCTGAGGATCGTGACCGGTGCCTGAAAACCCTGCGTGATGCCTTTGACCGCCGTGCGCCTTTCGAGACAGAGTACCGGCTCCGGTACCATGACGGCACCTACCGCTGGCTCCTTGACTGCGGGAAACCGTACCACAATCCCGATGGCACATTTGCCGGGTACCTTGGCTCCTGTTACGACATCCATGCCCGCAGGGAAGCGGAGATCGCCCTTCTGGAAAGCGAGAAGCGGTACCGCGACATGTTCGAGATCAACAATGCAGTAATGTTCATTGTGGATCCGGAGAGCAGGCAGATTGTGGATGCAAACGCCGCTGCCTGCCGGTTTTACGGCTACTCACGGGACGAGATGCAGCATCTCCTTATCACGCAGATCAATATCCAGGACCCGCAAAAAACCACAAAGGACATGGGTGTTGCGGCCGCAAGCCCCGGGTCCGTGTTCCAGTTCCGGCACAAAAAAAAGAACGGCGAGATCCGGGATGTCGAAGTCTTCAGCGGCACGGTGTACTTTGGGGGCCGTAAGCTCCTGCATTCCATTATCCAGGATGTGACAGACCGCACACGGGGAGAGGAAGCACTCAAAGAGAGCGAAACGCAGTACCGCGACCTGGTCGAGAACGTAAGCGAGGTTATTGTCTCTCTGGACCATGAGGGGAAATTTACCTATGTCAGCCCTGTTGCACAACGGCTGTATGGCTATGCTCCCCAGGAGCTGATCGGGAAGAATTTCCTGCAGTTTGTCCACCCGGATGACCGCGACCGCGTCACGGATGTGTTCAGGAAAGAACTGTCCGGGATATACCTGGCTGATGAGTTCAGGGTCCTTGCACAGGACCACTCGATCCACTGGATCAGCGTTGCGCCACGCCCGATCGAACGGGACGGGAATGTTGTCGGTTTCAATTACGTGATGACCGATTTCACCGGCAGGAAAATAGCCGAAGAGGCGTTGCGCGAGAGCGAGCAGAAATTCCGCGAGATTTTCAGCAATATTAACGACGGGGTTGAAATCCACGAGCTGCAATCCGATGGTCTTCCCGGGAAGTATGTGGAGGCAAACGAGGTCTCCTGCCGGATGCTTGGGTATACGCGGGAGGAACTGCTGAAGATGGGCCCGTTTGATGTTGCCATTGATTACCAAAACCCCCCCATCACCGAGATCGCCCGGCAGTTCCTTACGCAGGGGCGGTCCCGGTTCGAGACCGGCCACCGCAACCGCCAGGGGACAGTTATCCCGGTGGAGATCAATGCCCATGTCATTTCCCTTGGCGGGAGGAAGCTGGTGCTCTCTGTTGTCCGGGACATAACTGCCAGGAAGAAAGCCGAGAAGGAAGAACAGCTCACCCGCGAACGGTTCGAGACGCTGGTAAAGATCGCCCGGATAGAGGATGCGGACGAACAGGAGATATCCGAATATATCCTGCAGGCCGCACGCCACATGACCGGAAGCACGCTTGCGTTTATCGGGAGAATGACACCGGATGAATCCGTGATGGAGATTGAGTTCTGGTCGTCATCGGTCATGAAAGAATGCAGTGTCCCTTCATCGTTCTTTCATCTCCCTGTACAAAAAGCCGGCCTCTGGGCGGATGCGGTACGGACCCGCCAACCAAAGATCGTCAACGATTATGCCCCCTCCCCCGGCGGGAAAGGGTTGCCATCAGGGCATGTGAACATCACCCGGTTCCTTTCGCTGCCCATCCTTGACAACGGGAAAGTTGTGATGGTCGCAGCGGTGGCAAACAAGCCCGAGCCTTATGATGACGCCGATGCGACCCGTTTAGCCCTCCTGATGCAGGGCGTATGGGGGCATCTCCAGCAGCGGAGAGCGGACGAAGCGCTGCGCGAGAGTGAAGAGAAATTCCGGCTCTTCTTTAACAACGTCAACGATGCAGTCTATGTCCATCAGATTGATCCCGACGGGAAGCCCGGCAGGCTGGTAGAAGTCAACGATATCCTGTGCCATAATCTCGGGTACACGCGGGAGGAACTCCTTTCGCTGTCGATACCGGATATCCTCAGTGAGGCAGGTCTGCGGCGGATTCAGGAGACTTCAGGAGTGATTGATCATGCCGGCCAGGCCATCTTTGAAACCGAACATCGCCGCAAGGATGGCAGCATTGTTCCGGTCGAAGTGAGTACCCACCGTTTCACCCAGGGAAAGATTCTGCTTGCGCTGGCAAACGCCCGGGATATTACCGAGCGCAAAAAGGCGGAAGAGGCACTCCTTGCAAGTGAACAGAAGTTCCACGATATCTTCAACAATTCGACAGATGCGATCCACATCAACGAGATCGGCGAGGACGGCTTGCCGGGGCGGTTCTCTGATGTCAACGAGGTCACCTGCCGTATGCTCGGGTACACCCGGGAGGAGATTCTGGCACTGGGCCCACAGGATATTGCAACATCCTACCACGATCCCCCGGTGGAGAAGATCCTTGAAGACCAGCGGACAAAAGGTGCGGCGCGGTTCGAGACAGAGTACCGTACCAGGAACGGGGGGATCATCCCGGTCGAGATCATCACCCACCGCATGATTCTCCAGGGCCGGCCGGTAATGCTTGAGGTTGTCCGGGACATCACGGATCGTAAAAAGGCTGAGGCCCTCCTTCGCGATTTCAACTGTGAACTCGAAGAGCAGGTAAAAGCCCAGACCGAAAAGATCAATGCCTCGTTAAATGAGAAGGTTCTTCTCCTTCGCGAGATCCACCACCGGGTGAAAAATAACCTCCAGCTGATAATCAGCCTGACCAATCTCCAGATGCGGGAGAGCAGTAACCCGCAACTGATCCAGATGATGAAAGAGACGCAGAACCGTGTCCGGGCAATGTCGCTTGTGCACGAGCGGCTGTACCAGTCAGATGACATTGCCCGGATCAACCTCGCCGATTATACCCGGTTCCTGGCTACCCAGATCTTTGGATTCTACGGGACCAGTGCCCGGCAGGTAAAACTCACCCTTGATGTGGACCGGATCATGCTGGATATCAACACCGCGATCCCGACAGGGCTTATCCTCAACGAGCTGGTCAGCAATGCGCTTAAGCACGCATTCCCGGACAACCTGGTCGGGGAAGTCTCGATTACTGCACGCGAGGAAGGAAACGCCTTTGTCCTCCAGGTCAGGGACACCGGGATAGGGATGCCTGCGGGGTTTGACTGGAAAGAGAGCCAGACGCTCGGCCTGCGCCTGGTATGGATCCTTACCGAGCAGCTCAACGGGACGGCCGAACTGCTGCCGGCAGAAAAGGGTACGGCATTTTCTCTCCGGCTCACCAAGGCAAAGGGAACGGACAGCACCGGGATGTGA
- a CDS encoding AAA family ATPase yields MILDRLELTNFKRFRHVEIKFQDGITGILGNNGTGKSSLVTAIFFALYGVKATGISADYIVSGFASPKEKCEVILEFRIGGDTCKIIRTFKKGKTVTHEAEFYRNRQLVAKEVSPVEAEVKRTLGMGPVDFKNTIYAAQKDLLTLLDNTPTKRKEWFQKALGIDYLKTESDAVLKKQADEKAAGLQHKEGELAALAGRQSEEELARLKASLLTFTAAIAGHEKQKAILTKQRDEIEAGLKILAEKKAAHDRLVQQQLTVTGELARETAQQKSVESALALLKNDEAEYHGLEKAAGSYAEVRARLDMLAQKKAEHQRLTGEAGFAKKQAAEISARIETEKARLAALAKDADEYARLAATVRKDLGAGPELTDDRLETAVNFRLAELMKRTGTLAARQQQYKEEREKIAADRATIAGAGPDGTCPLCRQKLGEHYGDLEKEFTARLRELEDRAVADLAKQETLEKEKAAIEALRPVLEKLRTLAANLKRRAESESTIADLAARLSAKQREEQAHADALATLAFDAPAYSAAEQAEAAARKAQARFTELGKKIGQAVSLKQQLAGLTERIAQRNAEVKTLEQAITGAPYNPQETAAAEDRKNAADTALRDNDVAIANAKRDRKFAEEKIADYQRTAEQIVLLQKQVTELKDEIELLKLTRALIAEYVVYLMQVVRSRLEGEVSRIIAEITGGRYEQVLLDEDFNLLVRDVDNDYPIDRFSGGEQDDIAVALRIALSRYLAELHQVHESTFLIFDEIFGSQDEERRNNLLTALRTQESRFPQILLISHIPEIQGEFANTLVVEMGPDNASRIREVE; encoded by the coding sequence ATGATCCTTGACCGGCTCGAACTCACCAATTTCAAAAGGTTCCGGCACGTGGAGATCAAGTTCCAGGACGGCATTACCGGCATTCTCGGGAATAACGGCACGGGAAAGTCAAGCCTTGTCACCGCGATCTTCTTTGCGCTCTATGGCGTAAAAGCGACCGGGATCTCCGCAGATTACATTGTTTCAGGTTTTGCATCCCCAAAAGAGAAGTGCGAGGTTATCCTCGAATTCCGGATCGGGGGCGACACCTGCAAGATCATCCGGACTTTTAAGAAGGGAAAGACCGTCACCCATGAGGCAGAGTTCTACCGGAACCGGCAGCTGGTTGCAAAAGAAGTGAGCCCGGTCGAGGCCGAAGTGAAACGGACGCTCGGGATGGGCCCGGTAGATTTCAAAAATACGATCTACGCAGCCCAGAAAGACCTCCTCACCCTGCTCGACAACACGCCGACAAAGAGGAAAGAGTGGTTCCAGAAAGCGCTCGGGATCGATTATCTCAAAACCGAGAGCGACGCGGTCTTAAAAAAACAGGCCGATGAAAAGGCTGCCGGACTCCAGCATAAGGAGGGCGAGCTTGCGGCTCTTGCCGGCCGGCAGAGCGAAGAGGAACTTGCACGCCTTAAGGCCTCCCTTCTCACATTCACTGCCGCAATTGCAGGGCACGAAAAACAGAAAGCCATTCTCACCAAACAGCGGGATGAGATCGAGGCCGGGCTCAAAATCCTTGCCGAGAAGAAGGCCGCACACGACCGGCTCGTGCAGCAGCAGCTGACAGTAACAGGAGAACTTGCCCGGGAGACCGCCCAGCAGAAGTCCGTTGAATCGGCGCTTGCCCTGCTCAAAAACGACGAGGCGGAGTACCACGGCCTCGAAAAGGCAGCCGGGTCGTACGCGGAGGTCCGGGCCCGGCTCGATATGCTCGCGCAAAAAAAAGCCGAACACCAGCGGCTCACCGGCGAAGCTGGTTTTGCAAAAAAGCAGGCCGCAGAAATTTCCGCCCGGATCGAAACGGAAAAAGCCCGGCTTGCCGCACTTGCAAAGGACGCTGATGAGTACGCCCGGCTTGCCGCCACGGTCAGGAAAGACCTTGGCGCCGGCCCGGAGCTAACCGACGACCGGCTCGAAACCGCGGTGAACTTCCGGCTCGCAGAACTCATGAAGCGGACCGGCACCCTTGCGGCACGGCAGCAACAGTACAAAGAAGAAAGGGAGAAGATTGCAGCCGACCGGGCAACAATCGCCGGGGCCGGGCCGGACGGCACCTGCCCGCTCTGCCGGCAGAAACTCGGGGAGCACTATGGCGATCTCGAAAAGGAGTTTACCGCACGACTCCGCGAACTGGAGGACCGGGCCGTTGCTGACCTCGCAAAGCAGGAGACCCTTGAAAAAGAGAAGGCCGCAATCGAAGCGCTGCGGCCGGTCCTTGAAAAGCTCCGGACCCTTGCGGCAAACCTGAAGCGCCGGGCCGAGTCCGAGAGCACGATTGCCGACCTTGCCGCCCGGCTCAGTGCAAAGCAGCGGGAGGAGCAGGCCCATGCGGATGCTCTTGCAACACTTGCGTTCGATGCACCGGCATACAGCGCAGCAGAGCAGGCAGAGGCAGCGGCACGAAAGGCGCAGGCCCGGTTTACCGAGCTCGGGAAGAAGATCGGGCAGGCCGTCTCCCTAAAGCAGCAGCTTGCCGGGCTCACCGAGCGGATTGCACAGCGCAATGCCGAGGTAAAAACGCTGGAGCAGGCAATCACAGGGGCACCGTATAACCCACAAGAGACCGCTGCGGCCGAGGACCGGAAGAATGCAGCCGACACCGCTCTCCGGGACAACGATGTCGCCATTGCAAATGCAAAAAGAGACCGGAAATTTGCCGAAGAGAAGATCGCCGACTACCAGCGCACGGCAGAGCAGATCGTCCTCCTGCAGAAGCAGGTCACGGAGCTCAAAGACGAGATCGAACTGTTAAAGCTGACCCGTGCCCTCATTGCCGAATACGTGGTGTACCTCATGCAGGTCGTGCGGAGCCGGCTCGAAGGAGAGGTAAGCCGGATCATCGCGGAGATTACGGGCGGCAGGTACGAGCAGGTGCTGCTTGACGAGGACTTCAACCTCCTCGTGCGTGACGTGGACAACGATTACCCGATTGACCGCTTCTCGGGTGGCGAGCAGGACGATATTGCAGTCGCATTGCGGATCGCCCTCTCGCGGTACTTAGCGGAGCTCCACCAGGTGCATGAATCCACCTTCCTCATCTTCGATGAAATATTCGGGAGCCAGGACGAGGAAAGGAGAAACAACCTGCTCACGGCGCTGCGGACGCAGGAATCGCGCTTCCCGCAGATCCTCCTCATCTCCCACATCCCGGAGATCCAGGGAGAGTTCGCAAACACGCTGGTCGTGGAGATGGGCCCGGACAATGCAAGCCGGATCCGGGAGGTTGAGTGA
- a CDS encoding HepT-like ribonuclease domain-containing protein, with translation MRDSGIYLTDILDAMEKIGLFLQDMSYEQFSSDEKTISAVRDKMIIIGEVGK, from the coding sequence ATGAGGGATTCCGGCATTTATCTCACAGATATTCTCGATGCGATGGAAAAGATCGGCCTCTTTTTACAGGATATGTCCTATGAACAATTCTCTTCCGATGAAAAAACCATCAGCGCCGTACGGGACAAAATGATCATCATCGGTGAGGTAGGAAAATGA
- a CDS encoding metallophosphoesterase family protein, which translates to MKLVHIADTHLGLAAFSRLDPDSGMNLREKQIYDNFLAAIDEIICQKPDVLVHAGDLFDTVKPKTRAYTTVLEALERLHAAGIPLVIIAGNHSMTKTRYTTSPFEVISYHPSQITAAYKFRYEKVELGDTVFHLIPNMLRPEDYRTAFEQVVLSRDHTNVLVTHGLATAIKDKRLATVAEHELDSTILSADFDYIALGHYHNQAQITDNAWYSGSTEYLTYGEIRDKKGGLLVDPGRHEVVPLQLPKTPMADCGTIACHGVHPGDITEEIIARVTKKNLPQFAMAQVTLDGMSREHGKGIDTKDLAGIRENLLDLKIRVKSEAEDTPVPLQQDIRMIDYLQEFEGFVTKQQLSARQKEYALSRGKEVLASVMDEHRGTAE; encoded by the coding sequence ATGAAGCTCGTCCATATCGCAGATACACACCTCGGCCTCGCCGCATTTTCCCGGCTCGACCCCGACTCAGGCATGAACCTGCGCGAGAAGCAGATCTACGATAATTTCCTTGCTGCGATTGATGAGATCATCTGCCAAAAGCCCGACGTGCTCGTCCACGCGGGCGACCTTTTTGATACGGTAAAACCCAAGACCCGGGCCTACACGACCGTGCTCGAAGCACTTGAACGGCTCCATGCGGCCGGTATCCCGCTCGTGATAATTGCCGGGAACCACAGCATGACCAAGACCCGGTACACCACCTCGCCCTTTGAAGTAATCTCCTACCACCCCTCGCAGATCACCGCGGCCTACAAGTTCCGGTACGAGAAGGTGGAGCTCGGCGACACGGTCTTTCACCTGATCCCAAACATGCTCCGGCCCGAAGATTACCGCACGGCCTTTGAGCAGGTTGTCCTCTCCCGGGACCACACTAACGTGCTCGTGACCCACGGGCTTGCAACCGCAATAAAAGACAAGCGCCTCGCAACCGTTGCCGAGCACGAGCTGGACAGCACGATCCTCTCCGCGGATTTCGATTACATTGCGCTTGGTCATTACCACAACCAGGCGCAGATCACGGACAATGCCTGGTATTCGGGATCCACCGAGTACCTGACCTACGGTGAGATCCGGGACAAAAAGGGCGGCCTTCTCGTGGACCCGGGCCGGCACGAGGTTGTGCCGCTCCAGCTCCCCAAAACCCCGATGGCCGACTGCGGCACGATCGCATGCCATGGTGTGCACCCCGGGGATATCACCGAAGAGATCATAGCCCGAGTCACAAAGAAAAACCTCCCGCAGTTTGCCATGGCGCAGGTAACGCTTGACGGCATGTCGCGGGAGCACGGTAAAGGGATCGACACAAAAGACCTTGCCGGAATCCGCGAAAACCTCCTTGACCTTAAGATCCGGGTAAAGTCCGAAGCGGAGGACACGCCGGTCCCGCTCCAGCAGGATATCCGGATGATCGATTACCTGCAGGAGTTCGAGGGCTTTGTAACAAAACAGCAGCTCTCCGCCAGACAGAAGGAGTACGCCCTTTCCCGGGGAAAAGAAGTCCTCGCATCCGTGATGGATGAGCACCGGGGGACTGCGGAATGA